In Massilia forsythiae, one DNA window encodes the following:
- the tssB gene encoding type VI secretion system contractile sheath small subunit: MSDSLQKWVGRNRPPRVQITYDVEIGDAIEKKELPLVVGLLADLSGQPLVPPPKLKARRLIDIDRDNFNEVMANIAPRLDLSVPDTLKGEGNLKVELNFTEFDHFHPEAIVAQVPRLAKLLEARQQLRDLLSKLDGNDELDALLENIVQNTNELKQLKEQGPAAAAAAAAIAAAAAPEGAAPEAAPDAGPEASPT, encoded by the coding sequence ATGTCAGATAGTTTGCAAAAATGGGTTGGCCGCAATCGTCCGCCGCGCGTCCAGATCACCTATGACGTCGAAATCGGCGACGCCATCGAGAAGAAGGAGCTGCCGCTGGTCGTCGGCCTGCTGGCCGACCTGTCGGGCCAGCCGCTGGTGCCGCCGCCGAAGCTGAAGGCGCGCCGCCTGATCGATATCGATCGCGACAATTTCAACGAGGTCATGGCCAACATCGCGCCGCGCCTCGACCTGTCGGTGCCGGACACGCTGAAGGGCGAAGGCAACCTGAAGGTCGAACTGAACTTCACCGAATTCGATCACTTCCATCCGGAAGCGATCGTCGCCCAGGTGCCGCGCCTGGCCAAGCTGCTGGAAGCACGCCAGCAATTGCGCGACCTGCTGAGCAAGCTGGACGGCAATGACGAACTCGACGCGCTGCTCGAGAACATCGTCCAGAACACCAACGAACTGAAACAGCTCAAGGAACAGGGACCGGCCGCGGCCGCCGCGGCTGCCGCCATCGCGGCCGCCGCCGCCCCGGAAGGCGCCGCCCCGGAGGCTGCACCGGATGCCGGACCGGAAGCGTCGCCGACCTGA
- the tssC gene encoding type VI secretion system contractile sheath large subunit, protein MATTQSAPSGAVTSTESGDLGLLDRIVQEGKMAIEPSQGAYAKKLLGQFATQVLDEGMKTAPDKGVVATINERVAEIDQILSDQLNAIMHDPEFQKLEGSWRGLRDMVYGTETGANLKLRLLNVSKKELLKDLEGAVDHDMSVLFKKVYEEEYGTFGGAPYSLLIGDYYFGRHPQDMALLQRLSKVAAAAHAPFVTAAAPSLFDMSEYTELGVPRDLSKIFESAEMATWRGFRDSEDSRYVAMVLPRYAARLPYGAKTVPVENFAFEEDVDGRDHSKYLWANSAYQLGLRITDAFAKHSWTTAIRGVEGGGKISGMTAHTFKTDEGDVALKCPTEVAITDRREKELNDLGFIAAVNSKGSDFAAFFGGQTVNKPKVYNLDAANANAALSARLPYVLAASRFAHYIKVIMRDKVGSFQTRQSVEAYLNNWLSSYVLLSPNATQGEKARFPLAEGRVDVTEIAGKPGAYSATVFLRPHFQMEELTASIRLVAELPAAAA, encoded by the coding sequence ATGGCTACCACCCAATCCGCGCCGAGCGGCGCCGTCACGTCGACCGAGAGCGGCGACCTGGGCCTCCTGGACCGCATCGTCCAGGAAGGCAAGATGGCGATCGAGCCGTCGCAAGGCGCCTACGCCAAGAAACTGCTGGGCCAGTTCGCCACCCAGGTGCTCGACGAGGGCATGAAGACGGCGCCCGACAAGGGCGTCGTGGCGACCATCAACGAACGCGTGGCCGAGATCGACCAGATCCTGAGCGACCAGCTGAACGCCATCATGCACGACCCGGAATTCCAGAAGCTAGAAGGCTCCTGGCGCGGCCTGCGCGACATGGTGTACGGCACCGAGACCGGCGCCAACCTCAAGCTGCGCCTGCTGAACGTCTCGAAGAAAGAGCTGCTGAAGGACCTGGAAGGCGCCGTCGACCACGACATGAGCGTGCTGTTCAAGAAGGTCTACGAAGAAGAATACGGCACCTTCGGCGGGGCGCCGTATTCGCTGCTGATCGGCGACTATTATTTCGGCCGCCATCCGCAAGACATGGCGCTGCTGCAGCGCCTGTCGAAAGTGGCTGCCGCCGCGCACGCGCCCTTCGTCACCGCCGCCGCGCCGTCGCTGTTCGACATGAGCGAGTACACCGAGTTGGGCGTGCCGCGCGACCTCTCGAAGATCTTCGAAAGCGCCGAGATGGCGACCTGGCGCGGCTTCCGCGATTCGGAAGATTCGCGCTACGTGGCGATGGTGCTGCCGCGCTACGCGGCGCGCCTGCCGTACGGCGCCAAGACCGTGCCGGTGGAAAATTTCGCATTCGAGGAAGACGTCGACGGCCGCGACCACAGCAAGTACCTGTGGGCCAACTCCGCCTATCAGCTCGGCCTGCGCATCACCGACGCCTTCGCCAAGCATAGCTGGACCACCGCGATCCGCGGCGTGGAGGGCGGCGGCAAGATTTCCGGCATGACCGCCCACACCTTCAAGACCGACGAAGGCGACGTGGCGCTGAAGTGCCCGACCGAAGTGGCGATCACCGACCGCCGCGAAAAGGAATTGAACGACCTGGGCTTCATCGCCGCCGTCAATTCCAAGGGTTCCGATTTCGCCGCATTCTTCGGCGGTCAGACCGTCAACAAGCCCAAGGTATACAACCTCGATGCGGCCAACGCCAACGCGGCGCTGTCCGCGCGCCTGCCATACGTGCTGGCGGCGTCGCGCTTCGCGCACTACATCAAGGTGATCATGCGCGACAAGGTCGGCAGCTTCCAGACCCGCCAGTCGGTCGAGGCCTACCTGAACAACTGGCTGAGCTCGTACGTGCTGCTGAGCCCGAACGCCACGCAGGGAGAGAAGGCGCGCTTCCCGCTGGCCGAAGGGCGTGTCGACGTGACCGAGATCGCCGGCAAGCCGGGCGCCTATTCGGCCACCGTGTTCCTGCGTCCGCACTTCCAGATGGAAGAGCTGACCGCGTCGATCCGCCTGGTGGCCGAACTGCCGGCCGCCGCCGCCTGA
- a CDS encoding Hcp family type VI secretion system effector has product MSDVLILDLGTTIVGNCQVTGYAGKIIVLSYSHSASIPMQMDSANTERTAGRPVFSELSFSKMSDLSTTELYKACTQGTKIGTATLYVGRVENGKYMSFFKYEMTNAMISSISTSGGGGIPSDSFTIAFTKIKCDYTQQQSDSTAKGTGTWNWNLETMKAD; this is encoded by the coding sequence ATGTCTGACGTACTCATCCTCGACCTGGGCACCACCATCGTCGGCAACTGCCAGGTCACCGGCTATGCCGGCAAGATCATCGTGCTGTCGTATTCGCACAGCGCTTCCATCCCGATGCAGATGGACTCGGCCAACACCGAGCGCACCGCCGGCCGTCCGGTCTTTTCGGAACTGAGCTTCTCGAAGATGTCCGACCTGTCGACCACCGAGCTGTACAAGGCCTGCACCCAGGGCACCAAGATCGGCACCGCCACCCTGTACGTGGGCCGCGTGGAAAACGGCAAGTACATGAGCTTCTTCAAGTACGAAATGACCAACGCCATGATTTCCAGCATCTCGACGTCCGGCGGCGGCGGCATCCCGTCCGATTCGTTCACCATCGCGTTCACCAAGATCAAGTGCGACTACACCCAGCAGCAGTCGGATTCGACCGCCAAGGGCACCGGCACCTGGAACTGGAACCTGGAGACGATGAAGGCCGACTGA
- the tssE gene encoding type VI secretion system baseplate subunit TssE, translating into MSKTITAALVPLFDRLAGGACASPDGRLLDGGGLQQSLQLDLMRLFNVRNAMTVREFLDGDPTVLDYGLPDMLSLSAQSDQDLLTWAGVLERSIALYEPRLAHVRVTVTPDRTRPSTARAVIVAAVRLGQQLCRVDFDMALDGRSAGMKAAA; encoded by the coding sequence ATGTCGAAAACCATCACCGCAGCGCTGGTTCCCCTGTTCGACCGCCTTGCCGGCGGCGCCTGCGCCTCCCCGGACGGCAGGCTGCTCGACGGCGGCGGGCTGCAGCAGTCGCTGCAGCTGGACCTGATGCGCCTGTTCAACGTGCGCAATGCGATGACGGTGCGCGAATTCCTCGACGGCGATCCCACGGTGCTCGACTATGGCTTGCCGGACATGCTGTCGCTGTCGGCCCAGTCCGACCAGGACCTGCTGACCTGGGCCGGCGTGCTCGAGCGCAGCATCGCCCTGTACGAACCGCGCCTGGCGCACGTGCGCGTGACGGTCACCCCCGACCGCACGCGCCCGAGCACGGCGCGCGCCGTCATCGTCGCCGCGGTGCGCCTGGGCCAGCAGTTGTGCCGGGTCGACTTCGACATGGCGCTGGACGGGCGCAGCGCAGGCATGAAGGCCGCGGCGTGA
- the tssF gene encoding type VI secretion system baseplate subunit TssF: MSDDLLEYYRRELAYLRTQSADFAARYPKVAQRLVLSGGESADPHTERLIESVAFLTARVHRDLDRDFPTVAGALLDNLCPSLTQPVPAMTVVQMTLDPTQGKVMAGMPVARGTMLSATAAGGENCRFQVAAGTTLWPLRVDSASLEDGRTLRLDLACEGGVDVAELELDSLRLHLSGDLMTTMPLHELLVSGLERIELLGGDGRLHRLGPASLAEVGFAEDEAILAQPNHAHPAYALLQEYFAFPRKFQFFDLCGLRGRLGSGAGFSVRFVFDRSVAALSRVGRHTFLLGCMPAVNLFRLTSEPIRMDRRRYEYLLVPDYQRDATTEVHSVLAVTASDPRAEGTLTIPSVFAESAPDNPDGPGVFWSLRREMSLRKGIGGTDAYLSFVDRSDVHTQPGSPVVYAQLLCTNRNLAEQVGPGTRFYGEGVSTSTTIRALYQPSLQRPPALEAKALWSLVALLRLNHRSLVDGTTGVQTLQQMLLLFAGDSARDQAQVRGIKSMTARPASARLGRELWRGHCRGTDIVLEFDADAFIGTSPLVLAGVLSRFFALYTSVNSFVRLGVTRNGEPWMQWPAMSGRQCLI; this comes from the coding sequence GTGAGCGACGACCTGCTCGAGTACTACCGGCGCGAGCTGGCCTACCTGCGCACCCAGTCGGCCGACTTCGCGGCGCGCTATCCGAAGGTCGCGCAGCGCCTGGTGCTCAGCGGCGGCGAATCGGCCGACCCGCACACCGAGCGCCTGATCGAATCGGTGGCCTTCCTGACGGCGCGCGTGCACCGCGACCTGGACCGCGATTTTCCCACCGTCGCCGGCGCGCTGCTGGACAACCTGTGCCCCAGCCTGACCCAGCCCGTGCCCGCCATGACGGTGGTGCAGATGACGCTCGATCCGACCCAGGGCAAGGTCATGGCCGGCATGCCGGTGGCGCGCGGCACCATGCTGTCGGCCACCGCGGCGGGCGGCGAGAACTGCCGCTTCCAGGTGGCGGCCGGCACCACCCTGTGGCCGCTGCGGGTGGATTCGGCCAGTCTGGAAGACGGGCGCACGCTGCGTCTCGACCTGGCCTGCGAGGGTGGCGTCGACGTCGCCGAGCTGGAACTGGACAGCCTGCGCCTGCACCTGTCCGGCGACCTGATGACGACCATGCCGCTGCACGAACTGCTGGTGAGCGGCCTGGAACGCATCGAACTGCTGGGCGGCGACGGCCGCCTGCACCGCCTGGGACCGGCCAGCCTGGCCGAGGTCGGATTCGCCGAGGACGAGGCGATCCTGGCGCAGCCGAACCACGCCCATCCGGCCTATGCGCTGCTGCAGGAATACTTCGCCTTCCCGCGCAAGTTCCAGTTCTTCGACCTGTGCGGCCTGCGCGGCCGGCTCGGCAGCGGCGCCGGCTTTTCGGTGCGCTTCGTGTTCGACCGCAGCGTCGCCGCGCTGTCCCGGGTCGGCCGCCACACCTTCCTGCTCGGCTGCATGCCGGCGGTGAACCTGTTCCGCCTGACCAGCGAGCCGATCCGCATGGACCGGCGCCGCTACGAATACCTGCTGGTGCCGGACTACCAGCGCGACGCCACCACCGAAGTGCACTCGGTGCTGGCGGTCACCGCGTCCGACCCGCGCGCCGAAGGCACGCTGACCATCCCGAGCGTGTTCGCGGAGTCCGCGCCGGACAATCCGGACGGCCCCGGCGTGTTCTGGTCGCTGCGCCGCGAGATGAGCCTGCGCAAGGGTATCGGCGGCACCGACGCCTACCTGAGCTTCGTCGACCGCAGCGACGTGCACACCCAGCCGGGTTCGCCGGTGGTGTATGCCCAGCTGCTGTGCACCAACCGCAACCTGGCCGAGCAGGTCGGCCCCGGCACCCGCTTCTACGGCGAGGGCGTCTCGACCTCGACCACGATCCGCGCCCTGTACCAGCCCAGCCTGCAGCGCCCGCCGGCGCTGGAAGCGAAGGCGCTGTGGTCGCTGGTGGCGCTGCTGCGCCTGAACCACCGTTCGCTGGTGGACGGCACCACCGGCGTGCAGACGCTGCAGCAGATGTTGCTGCTGTTCGCCGGCGACAGCGCGCGCGACCAGGCGCAGGTGCGCGGCATCAAGAGCATGACGGCCAGGCCGGCCAGCGCGCGCCTGGGCCGCGAACTGTGGCGCGGCCACTGCCGCGGTACCGACATCGTGCTGGAATTCGATGCCGACGCCTTCATCGGCACCTCGCCGCTGGTGCTGGCGGGCGTGCTGTCGCGCTTCTTCGCGCTGTACACCTCGGTCAATTCCTTCGTCCGCCTGGGCGTCACGCGCAACGGCGAACCGTGGATGCAATGGCCGGCCATGAGCGGACGCCAATGCCTGATCTGA
- the tssG gene encoding type VI secretion system baseplate subunit TssG — protein MPDLIAQLREAPHDFDLFQALSLLERSRPACAPVGTSLGLDESVRLAAQVTQGFAASDLAALVDSTQPGPPLTLRSPVLSLAGAHGPLPAPFTEALLELRRGRDPSGLDFLDIFNQRLLGFLYRSRRKHHLALAGGSVEGAPLVRALDALSSLGRAEGARGPDGEQAWLRHAAVQGAAPRSMASLLAVVRDRMGVPFRGRQFVGGWHPLARCDRARLASQGRRAGAESRLGQGASLGARAWDQGGGLALDAPPLAPARFAALLPGGPDHALLGWLVGRHLQRDMDVQVRLEPAARPVTRLGVPASAQGQTPALAPRLGLSAWLCSPGAGARPATYRPARFGLASAAPERT, from the coding sequence ATGCCTGATCTGATCGCGCAGCTGCGGGAAGCGCCGCACGATTTCGACCTGTTCCAGGCCCTGAGCCTGCTGGAGCGCAGCCGCCCGGCATGCGCCCCGGTCGGCACCTCGCTCGGCCTGGACGAAAGCGTGCGCCTGGCGGCCCAGGTGACGCAGGGCTTTGCCGCCAGCGACCTGGCGGCCCTGGTCGACAGCACGCAACCCGGCCCGCCGCTGACGCTGCGCTCGCCGGTGCTGTCGCTGGCCGGCGCGCACGGCCCGCTGCCGGCGCCGTTCACCGAGGCGCTGCTCGAACTGCGCCGCGGTCGCGATCCGAGCGGCCTGGATTTCCTCGACATCTTCAACCAGCGCCTGCTGGGCTTCCTGTACCGCAGCCGGCGCAAGCACCACCTGGCGCTGGCGGGCGGCAGCGTGGAAGGCGCGCCGCTGGTGCGCGCGCTGGACGCGCTGTCGAGCCTGGGCCGCGCCGAGGGTGCGCGCGGGCCGGATGGCGAGCAGGCCTGGCTGCGCCATGCCGCCGTGCAGGGCGCGGCGCCGCGCTCGATGGCGTCGCTGCTGGCCGTGGTGCGCGACCGCATGGGCGTGCCGTTTCGCGGCAGGCAGTTCGTCGGCGGCTGGCACCCGCTGGCGCGCTGCGACCGCGCGCGCCTGGCCAGCCAGGGCCGGCGCGCCGGCGCCGAGTCGCGCCTGGGGCAGGGCGCCAGCCTGGGCGCGCGCGCCTGGGACCAGGGCGGCGGCCTGGCGCTGGATGCGCCGCCGCTGGCGCCGGCGCGCTTCGCCGCGCTGCTGCCGGGCGGGCCGGACCACGCGCTGCTGGGCTGGCTGGTCGGGCGCCACCTGCAGCGCGACATGGACGTGCAGGTACGGCTCGAACCGGCGGCGCGTCCCGTCACCCGGCTGGGCGTGCCGGCCTCCGCGCAAGGACAAACGCCGGCGCTGGCGCCGCGCCTCGGCCTGAGCGCCTGGCTGTGCAGTCCCGGCGCGGGCGCGCGGCCGGCAACCTACCGGCCGGCCCGCTTCGGGCTGGCGAGCGCAGCACCCGAAAGGACTTGA
- the tssH gene encoding type VI secretion system ATPase TssH yields MDIDIRTLLGKLNPECKRAMGQAAELCVKQTHFNVELEHLLLVLLENRAPDLALVLERFGIDQSAVAAQLQASLDGFRRGNGRTPALSARFIALFQEAWLIGSMLLGSQQVRSGTVVLALLEVDALRGVLLETAPALLQIPRDDLRRELAGLLAASSEDGGTAAPSAGVPAAPGAPGAMPQGAGAKTPALDQYTVDLTAQARAGAIDPVRGRDPEIRQIVDILLRRRQNNPILTGEAGVGKTAVVEGFAQRIAQGLVPPALADAVVRSLDLALLQAGAGIKGEFENRLKSVIAEARASATPVILFIDEAHQLIGAGGAEGQGDAANILKPALARGELRTIAATTWAEYKKYVERDPALARRFQVVKVDEPAPDAAVGMLRGMVATLEQHHGVEILDEAVVDAVRLSHRYISGRQLPDKAISVLDTACARVAIGQAGAPPQLEALEHEIVLAGEALALALRRRARGEDQAAHIAELEAQLAALRARQARLRDKLGEERRAVGEILALRREIAARAAREQEGAEADLEEHRAGGDQLQRLQKGLETIQDDDPLVPVCVDPGIVADVISGWTGIPVGKMMADEIHTVLQLKEHLADRVVGQDQALDAIARRVRTFRAELDDPGKPVGVFMLVGPSGVGKTETAIALADTLYGGEKNMVTINMSEFQEAHSISSLKGAPPGYVGYGRGGVLTEAVRRRPYCVVLLDEMEKAHPDVLELFFQVFDKGAMEDGEGIPIDFKNTLILLTSNAAQDVITQACAHGARPDPEQLVERLRPALLQQFSPAFLGRLVLVPYYPLGDRQIRNIVDLKLARLAARFGENHNARFTWDDRVTEVVTARCTETDSGARNIDYILTQTVLPQLSSLVLERMAMQTAFSAVHMSVGADASFRFAFRDDPLGRGP; encoded by the coding sequence ATGGACATCGATATCCGCACGCTGCTGGGCAAGCTGAACCCCGAATGCAAGCGCGCCATGGGGCAGGCCGCCGAACTGTGCGTCAAGCAGACCCACTTCAACGTCGAGCTGGAACACCTGCTGCTGGTCCTCCTCGAGAACCGCGCGCCCGACCTGGCGCTGGTGCTGGAACGTTTCGGCATCGACCAGTCGGCCGTGGCGGCGCAGCTGCAGGCCAGCCTGGACGGTTTCAGACGCGGCAACGGCCGTACCCCGGCGCTGTCGGCGCGCTTCATCGCGCTGTTCCAGGAAGCATGGCTGATCGGCTCGATGCTGCTCGGCAGCCAGCAAGTCCGTTCGGGTACCGTGGTGCTGGCGTTGCTCGAGGTCGACGCACTGCGCGGCGTGCTGCTGGAAACCGCGCCTGCGCTGTTGCAGATACCGCGCGATGACTTGCGCCGCGAACTGGCAGGGCTGTTGGCGGCATCGAGCGAGGACGGCGGCACGGCGGCGCCGTCCGCGGGCGTGCCGGCCGCGCCGGGCGCGCCCGGCGCCATGCCGCAGGGCGCGGGCGCCAAGACGCCCGCCCTCGACCAGTACACGGTCGACCTGACCGCCCAGGCGCGCGCCGGCGCCATCGACCCGGTCCGCGGCCGCGATCCGGAGATCCGCCAGATCGTCGACATCCTGCTGCGGCGGCGCCAGAACAACCCGATCCTGACCGGCGAGGCCGGCGTCGGCAAGACCGCCGTGGTCGAGGGCTTCGCCCAGCGCATCGCCCAGGGGCTGGTGCCGCCGGCGCTGGCCGACGCGGTGGTGCGCTCGCTCGACCTGGCGCTGCTGCAGGCCGGCGCCGGCATCAAGGGCGAGTTCGAGAACCGCCTGAAGTCGGTGATCGCCGAAGCGCGCGCCTCGGCCACCCCGGTGATCCTGTTCATCGACGAGGCGCACCAGCTGATCGGCGCCGGCGGCGCCGAAGGGCAGGGCGACGCCGCCAACATCCTCAAGCCGGCGCTGGCGCGCGGCGAACTGCGCACCATCGCCGCCACCACCTGGGCCGAATACAAGAAGTACGTGGAGCGCGACCCGGCCCTGGCGCGCCGCTTCCAGGTGGTCAAGGTCGACGAGCCGGCGCCGGACGCTGCCGTCGGCATGTTGCGCGGCATGGTCGCGACGCTCGAACAGCACCACGGCGTCGAGATCCTGGACGAGGCGGTGGTGGATGCGGTGCGCCTGTCGCATCGCTACATCTCCGGGCGCCAGCTGCCGGACAAGGCGATCAGCGTGCTCGACACGGCCTGCGCGCGTGTCGCCATCGGCCAGGCCGGCGCGCCGCCGCAGCTGGAGGCGCTGGAGCACGAGATCGTGCTGGCCGGCGAGGCGCTGGCGCTGGCGCTGCGCAGGCGCGCACGCGGCGAGGACCAGGCCGCCCACATCGCCGAACTGGAAGCGCAGCTGGCGGCGCTGCGCGCGCGCCAGGCCCGCCTGCGCGACAAGCTGGGCGAGGAACGCCGCGCGGTCGGGGAAATCCTGGCGCTGCGGCGCGAGATCGCGGCCAGGGCGGCGCGCGAGCAGGAGGGCGCCGAGGCCGACCTCGAAGAGCATCGCGCCGGCGGCGACCAGCTGCAGCGCCTGCAGAAGGGACTGGAAACGATCCAGGACGACGACCCGCTGGTGCCGGTCTGCGTCGATCCGGGCATCGTGGCCGACGTGATCTCGGGCTGGACCGGCATCCCGGTCGGCAAGATGATGGCCGACGAGATCCACACCGTGCTGCAATTGAAGGAGCACCTGGCCGACCGCGTGGTCGGCCAGGACCAGGCGCTGGATGCGATCGCGCGCCGGGTGCGCACCTTCCGCGCCGAACTGGACGACCCGGGCAAGCCGGTCGGCGTGTTCATGCTGGTCGGCCCGAGCGGGGTCGGCAAGACCGAGACCGCGATCGCCCTGGCCGATACGCTGTACGGCGGCGAAAAGAACATGGTGACCATCAACATGTCCGAATTCCAGGAGGCGCATTCGATTTCCAGCCTGAAGGGTGCGCCGCCCGGCTACGTCGGCTACGGCAGGGGCGGCGTGCTGACCGAGGCGGTGCGCCGCCGCCCGTACTGCGTGGTGCTGCTCGACGAGATGGAAAAGGCCCACCCGGACGTGCTCGAACTGTTCTTCCAGGTGTTCGACAAGGGCGCGATGGAAGACGGCGAAGGCATCCCGATCGACTTCAAGAACACGCTGATCCTGCTGACCTCGAACGCCGCGCAGGACGTCATCACCCAGGCCTGCGCGCACGGGGCGCGGCCCGATCCGGAACAGCTGGTCGAACGGCTGCGCCCGGCGCTGCTGCAGCAGTTCAGTCCGGCCTTCCTGGGCCGGCTGGTGCTGGTGCCGTACTATCCGCTGGGCGACCGTCAGATCCGCAACATCGTCGACCTCAAGCTGGCGCGCCTGGCCGCGCGCTTCGGCGAGAACCACAACGCGCGCTTCACCTGGGACGACCGCGTCACCGAGGTGGTGACCGCGCGCTGCACCGAAACCGACAGCGGCGCCCGCAACATCGACTACATCCTGACGCAGACGGTGCTGCCGCAGCTGTCCTCGCTGGTGCTGGAACGCATGGCGATGCAGACCGCGTTCAGCGCCGTGCACATGAGCGTGGGCGCCGACGCGTCGTTCCGCTTTGCCTTCCGCGACGATCCGCTGGGGCGTGGACCATGA
- a CDS encoding type VI secretion system Vgr family protein: MRTGFEQAGAFLSVSSPFGANDLLLDAVDGSEGISELFKFNLHMRSGSTSLSAASAVGQPMTVTMSIPGGSKRYISGMVARFVQSGFDRDFATYEAELVPMLWLLTLSRDRKIYQGKSVTEIVAAVLGAFSITFEDKTSATYSALDYCVQYDETAFDFICRLMEQNGICYFFTFTSSAHTMVLADANGAFADCDGAAAVRFFPRTGMHNAIDTVSRFAHENTIAIRTATVNDYDFLQPSTSLQGTHAATGGQGELVEFGTGHLAVAAANAIAKLRVEASQANAEVLRGDSFCYPFGAGTRFTLSDHFVAALNAAFVLRRVHHTARDELYTNSFEAFPAAVPFRPPLLTPRPRAVGCETALVVGPSGEEIWTDSHGRIKVQFPWDRDGAKDDKSSPFIRVAQSVAGKGFGALFLPRVGQEVVVSYLNGDPERPLVTGCVYNAENATPVALPANQTQSVLRTWSSKGGEAGNELRFEDKKDAEQLYLHAQKDMLVEIENALTTTIAKGAETHTLTEGDRTVDVQKGKETHNVKGTRTLDVGGDESHTNGAKFTHKVTGDYALTIDGKLTITVTGGITMKSSAAVALESGTGFGVTAGTALNNKSGTELKNEAGTNLTNKAGLNLVNQGGVQLDNKAPMINSKADAMHTVEAGAILTLKGALAKVN; encoded by the coding sequence ATGAGGACCGGTTTCGAGCAGGCCGGGGCGTTTCTCTCGGTGTCGTCGCCGTTCGGCGCCAACGACCTGCTGCTGGACGCCGTCGACGGCAGCGAGGGCATCTCGGAACTGTTCAAGTTCAACCTGCACATGCGCTCGGGCAGCACCAGCCTGAGCGCGGCCAGCGCGGTCGGCCAGCCGATGACCGTGACCATGTCGATCCCGGGCGGCAGCAAGCGCTACATCTCGGGCATGGTGGCGCGCTTCGTGCAGAGCGGCTTCGACCGCGACTTTGCCACCTACGAGGCCGAACTGGTGCCGATGCTGTGGCTGCTGACGCTGTCGCGCGACCGCAAGATCTACCAGGGCAAGTCGGTCACCGAGATCGTTGCCGCCGTGCTGGGGGCGTTCTCGATCACGTTCGAGGACAAGACCAGCGCCACCTATAGCGCGCTGGACTACTGCGTGCAATACGACGAGACCGCGTTCGACTTCATCTGCCGGCTGATGGAGCAGAACGGCATCTGCTATTTCTTCACCTTCACCAGCAGCGCCCACACGATGGTGCTGGCCGACGCCAACGGCGCGTTCGCGGATTGCGACGGCGCCGCCGCCGTGCGCTTCTTCCCGCGCACCGGCATGCACAACGCCATCGACACGGTGTCGCGCTTCGCGCACGAGAACACCATCGCGATCAGGACCGCCACCGTCAACGACTACGATTTCCTGCAGCCGAGCACCAGCCTGCAGGGCACCCACGCCGCCACCGGCGGCCAGGGCGAACTGGTGGAATTCGGCACCGGCCACCTGGCCGTGGCGGCGGCCAACGCGATCGCCAAGCTGCGCGTGGAAGCCAGCCAGGCGAATGCCGAGGTGCTGCGCGGCGACAGCTTCTGCTACCCGTTCGGGGCCGGCACCAGGTTCACGCTGTCCGACCATTTCGTCGCCGCCCTGAACGCCGCCTTCGTGCTGCGCCGCGTGCACCACACGGCGCGCGACGAGCTGTACACGAATTCCTTCGAGGCGTTCCCGGCCGCCGTGCCGTTCCGCCCGCCGCTGCTGACGCCGCGTCCGCGCGCGGTCGGCTGCGAGACGGCGCTGGTGGTGGGCCCCAGCGGCGAAGAGATCTGGACCGACAGCCACGGCCGCATCAAGGTGCAGTTCCCGTGGGACCGCGACGGCGCCAAGGACGACAAGAGTTCGCCCTTCATCCGGGTCGCGCAGTCGGTGGCCGGCAAGGGCTTCGGCGCGCTGTTCTTGCCGCGCGTGGGCCAGGAAGTGGTGGTCAGCTACCTGAACGGCGACCCGGAACGGCCGCTGGTGACGGGCTGCGTGTACAACGCCGAGAACGCCACCCCGGTCGCGCTGCCCGCCAACCAGACCCAGAGCGTGCTGCGCACCTGGTCGTCCAAGGGCGGCGAAGCCGGCAACGAACTGCGCTTCGAGGACAAGAAGGACGCCGAGCAGCTGTACCTGCATGCGCAGAAGGACATGCTGGTCGAGATCGAGAATGCCCTGACGACCACCATCGCCAAGGGCGCCGAGACCCATACGCTGACCGAGGGCGACCGCACCGTCGATGTCCAGAAGGGCAAGGAAACCCACAACGTCAAGGGTACGCGCACGCTCGACGTCGGCGGCGACGAAAGCCATACCAACGGCGCCAAGTTCACGCACAAGGTGACCGGCGACTATGCGCTGACGATCGACGGCAAGCTGACCATCACCGTCACCGGCGGCATCACCATGAAATCGAGCGCGGCGGTGGCGCTGGAGAGCGGGACCGGCTTCGGCGTCACCGCCGGCACGGCGCTGAACAACAAGTCGGGCACCGAGCTCAAGAACGAGGCCGGTACCAACCTGACCAACAAGGCCGGATTGAACCTGGTCAACCAGGGCGGCGTCCAGCTCGACAACAAGGCGCCGATGATCAACAGCAAGGCCGATGCGATGCACACCGTCGAGGCCGGCGCAATCCTGACGCTCAAGGGCGCGCTGGCCAAGGTGAACTGA